A genomic region of Brevibacillus sp. JNUCC-41 contains the following coding sequences:
- a CDS encoding AIM24 family protein, whose translation MEKYQIDQFVEKTKQQDKGQGLFELETERILEINLEQQIWAKMGTMISYRGHIKFEREGILEHGLSKLFKKALTGEGASLMKATGSGKLYVADQGKKISILQLNGESICVNGNDLLAFEPGIQWDIKMMRRIAGLLAGGLFNVRLEGRGMVAFTSHYEPLTLMVEHGNPVYTDPNATVAWSGDLQPEFVTDVSLKSFFGRGSGESVQMKFEGQGFVVVQPFEEVYFGNKES comes from the coding sequence ATGGAGAAGTATCAAATCGATCAATTCGTTGAAAAGACGAAACAGCAGGATAAAGGGCAAGGTTTATTCGAACTTGAAACGGAACGAATTTTGGAAATTAATTTGGAACAGCAGATCTGGGCAAAGATGGGGACGATGATTTCTTATCGCGGCCATATTAAATTCGAGCGGGAAGGCATCTTGGAGCATGGCCTTAGTAAACTCTTCAAAAAGGCTTTGACAGGTGAGGGTGCATCTTTGATGAAGGCGACTGGAAGCGGCAAGCTGTACGTCGCGGATCAAGGAAAGAAGATTTCCATTTTACAGTTAAATGGTGAATCAATCTGTGTTAACGGAAATGATTTACTTGCATTTGAGCCGGGGATTCAATGGGATATAAAAATGATGCGGCGCATTGCCGGGTTATTGGCGGGTGGGTTGTTCAACGTAAGGCTCGAGGGGAGAGGCATGGTTGCCTTCACTTCCCATTATGAGCCGCTTACTTTAATGGTGGAACATGGGAATCCGGTCTATACGGACCCGAATGCCACAGTGGCTTGGTCAGGGGATTTGCAGCCTGAATTCGTAACGGATGTTTCACTGAAGTCGTTTTTTGGAAGGGGAAGCGGCGAATCCGTTCAAATGAAATTCGAAGGTCAAGGATTTGTGGTCGTCCAACCTTTTGAAGAGGTTTATTTCGGCAATAAGGAATCATGA
- a CDS encoding class I SAM-dependent methyltransferase, translated as MNLHTWHNESKKEWDVFAPMWVKNSQEMWETGSRKNIIPFFSEYVPSGVKVADIGCGDGVGSLKLAEAGFEVTGVDLSNVMIDFAKGKTAQQPELSFLQGDFYNLPFKDEEMDAAMVINSLEYTGEPLMVMKEIQRVIKPGGYVCFGILGPTAEPRKKFSFQRLLGDKVIMNTMQPWEFEKMALETGWKAVVDTGVAKRGVDYTKLGHFSKELKQAVSFMWLFLLQKEVGQ; from the coding sequence ATGAATTTACATACATGGCATAATGAATCGAAAAAGGAATGGGATGTTTTTGCACCGATGTGGGTGAAGAATTCGCAAGAAATGTGGGAAACGGGAAGCCGGAAAAACATTATTCCTTTCTTTTCTGAATATGTACCTTCGGGAGTGAAGGTGGCTGACATTGGCTGTGGAGATGGAGTTGGTTCCTTGAAATTGGCCGAAGCGGGATTTGAAGTAACCGGAGTTGATTTATCCAATGTGATGATCGATTTTGCAAAGGGGAAAACCGCTCAACAACCAGAACTTTCTTTCCTGCAAGGGGATTTTTATAATCTTCCATTCAAAGATGAAGAAATGGATGCGGCAATGGTCATTAATTCTTTGGAATATACGGGTGAACCATTAATGGTGATGAAGGAAATTCAACGGGTAATAAAGCCTGGCGGTTATGTCTGTTTTGGAATACTTGGTCCAACAGCTGAACCACGAAAAAAATTCAGTTTTCAACGGTTATTAGGAGATAAGGTCATCATGAATACAATGCAGCCTTGGGAATTTGAAAAGATGGCTTTAGAAACCGGATGGAAGGCAGTGGTAGATACCGGCGTTGCAAAGAGAGGGGTGGACTATACAAAACTGGGGCATTTTTCAAAGGAGTTAAAGCAAGCTGTATCGTTCATGTGGCTTTTCCTCCTTCAAAAAGAGGTGGGGCAGTGA
- the mntR gene encoding transcriptional regulator MntR yields the protein MPTPSMEDYIEQIYLLIEEKGYARVSDIAENLSVHPSSVTKMVQKLDQEKYLIYEKYRGLVLTANGKKVGKRLVYRHELLEQMLRLIGVKEENIYHDVEGIEHHLSWNAIDRVGDLVEFFEESPDRVEDLRKIQKRNEENSK from the coding sequence ATGCCTACACCAAGCATGGAGGATTACATAGAACAAATTTATTTACTTATCGAAGAAAAAGGATATGCAAGAGTTTCCGATATTGCCGAAAACCTTTCCGTCCACCCTTCTTCTGTTACAAAAATGGTTCAAAAACTTGATCAGGAAAAATATTTGATATATGAAAAGTACCGGGGGCTCGTTTTAACTGCAAATGGGAAAAAAGTTGGTAAACGGCTCGTATACCGTCATGAACTTTTAGAACAGATGCTAAGGTTGATTGGGGTCAAGGAAGAAAATATTTATCATGATGTAGAGGGAATCGAACACCATCTTAGTTGGAATGCCATCGATAGGGTTGGAGACCTGGTTGAATTCTTTGAAGAATCCCCTGACCGTGTCGAGGATTTACGAAAGATACAAAAAAGAAATGAAGAAAATTCGAAATAA
- a CDS encoding DNA topoisomerase III encodes MKLIIAEKPDQGSTLAAQFKKKKQQGYIEIMPNELFPDGAYVTWAVGHLCQLVSPETYHSKWKKWSMETLPMIPEKFQYEVTRQKAKQFNVVKTLLRKPEVDEIIHAGDAGREGELIVRNIVNLCNVNKPMKRLWISSLTPKAIYEGFQNLKSEEKTRPLYYEAYTRACADWVVGMNASRAYSILLKQRGVSDVFSAGRVQTPTLALIVKREMEIEQFKSEPFWEVFADFKMDGKKYKGKWQQNNDSRIKTKEMADKIAAFCKDKEAEIAEMDTERKEFQPPLLFNLSSLQATVNKIYKYSPKQTLDIVQSLYQKGIVSYPRSDSNYVTEGEAETFPDILQKLSGFSEYESLFPLPQPNIMNNKRFVNEKKVTDHYAIIPTEQVTDPKRLSAEERNIYDLVVRRLIAAHYEKAIFDYTTIKTLVDKRAEFISKGKQQIQEGWRKVIFQNDKEDDDIILPSVSKGDSGKVANIKVKEGKTQPPKRYTEGQLITLMKTAGKHLDNEELEKVLMKTEGLGTEATRAGIITMLKDRKYINVKKNQVFATDKGKVLITAIGEKILASPEMTAKWEQRLREIGEGKASAGGFMEAVKKMSAKIISDAVESSESWNFQGLDTESIQRSGPKKRSSASVGSCKLCGSKIVDKGEFYGCVSYQKTKCNFTISKKILNKKISQANIKKLLASGETDLISGFKKGEKTFDAILSWSDSEKKISFTFPTEQNVKQT; translated from the coding sequence ATGAAGCTAATCATTGCGGAGAAACCCGATCAAGGTTCAACGCTTGCGGCTCAATTTAAAAAGAAGAAACAGCAAGGCTATATAGAAATCATGCCGAATGAACTTTTTCCCGATGGAGCTTATGTAACTTGGGCCGTCGGGCATTTATGTCAACTCGTTTCGCCGGAAACCTATCATTCAAAATGGAAAAAATGGTCGATGGAAACGTTGCCGATGATTCCTGAGAAATTTCAATATGAAGTGACCCGACAAAAGGCAAAGCAATTCAATGTTGTGAAGACTTTGCTTAGGAAACCGGAAGTCGATGAAATCATTCATGCAGGTGATGCCGGGCGTGAAGGAGAATTGATTGTACGCAATATCGTTAATCTATGCAATGTCAATAAACCGATGAAACGGTTATGGATTTCCTCTTTGACCCCAAAAGCGATTTATGAGGGATTCCAAAATCTGAAGAGTGAGGAAAAAACCAGGCCGCTCTATTATGAAGCGTATACTAGAGCTTGCGCGGACTGGGTTGTGGGAATGAATGCGTCGAGAGCGTATAGTATTTTATTGAAACAAAGGGGCGTTTCGGATGTGTTTTCAGCTGGAAGGGTTCAGACACCGACACTCGCCCTGATTGTGAAGCGGGAAATGGAAATTGAGCAATTCAAGTCCGAACCGTTCTGGGAAGTGTTCGCTGACTTCAAGATGGATGGAAAGAAATATAAGGGAAAATGGCAGCAGAACAATGATTCGAGAATCAAGACAAAAGAAATGGCTGATAAAATTGCCGCTTTTTGCAAGGATAAGGAAGCTGAAATAGCTGAAATGGATACAGAAAGGAAAGAATTTCAGCCGCCTTTATTATTTAATCTATCGTCATTGCAAGCGACAGTTAACAAGATTTATAAATATTCTCCGAAACAGACGCTTGATATCGTACAAAGTTTATATCAAAAAGGAATCGTTTCATATCCACGTTCAGATTCCAATTATGTGACGGAGGGGGAAGCTGAAACATTTCCCGATATTTTGCAAAAACTAAGCGGATTTTCGGAATATGAATCCCTGTTTCCCTTGCCACAACCGAACATCATGAATAATAAAAGGTTTGTGAATGAAAAGAAAGTGACTGATCACTATGCCATCATCCCGACGGAGCAGGTAACCGATCCAAAGCGCCTTTCAGCTGAAGAACGGAATATTTATGACTTGGTGGTACGCCGTTTGATTGCGGCCCATTATGAGAAAGCCATTTTCGATTACACTACCATTAAAACGCTTGTCGATAAGCGTGCCGAATTCATTTCTAAAGGAAAGCAGCAGATTCAAGAGGGATGGCGCAAAGTGATTTTCCAAAATGACAAGGAAGACGATGATATCATTTTGCCGTCCGTCTCAAAAGGGGATTCTGGAAAGGTCGCCAATATAAAGGTGAAAGAAGGCAAAACCCAGCCTCCAAAGCGCTATACAGAAGGTCAGCTGATCACTTTAATGAAGACTGCCGGAAAGCATCTGGATAATGAAGAGTTAGAAAAGGTGCTGATGAAAACCGAGGGTCTTGGAACCGAAGCAACCCGGGCTGGCATCATTACCATGCTCAAAGACCGTAAATACATCAATGTTAAAAAAAACCAGGTGTTTGCGACAGATAAAGGGAAAGTGCTGATTACTGCGATTGGGGAGAAAATCCTGGCTTCACCCGAGATGACAGCCAAATGGGAACAGCGTTTAAGGGAAATCGGTGAAGGGAAGGCATCAGCTGGCGGATTTATGGAAGCTGTTAAAAAGATGTCAGCTAAAATTATCAGTGATGCCGTGGAATCATCGGAAAGCTGGAATTTTCAAGGGCTGGACACAGAGTCGATTCAACGAAGCGGCCCAAAAAAGAGAAGTTCAGCATCTGTGGGCAGCTGTAAACTATGCGGTTCTAAGATTGTCGATAAAGGGGAATTCTATGGATGTGTTAGTTATCAAAAAACAAAGTGTAACTTCACTATCTCCAAAAAAATCCTTAATAAGAAAATCAGTCAAGCAAATATAAAAAAGCTGTTGGCGAGCGGTGAAACGGATTTGATAAGCGGTTTTAAAAAAGGGGAAAAGACCTTTGATGCCATTTTATCCTGGTCCGACTCTGAAAAGAAAATCAGTTTTACATTTCCGACAGAACAAAACGTCAAGCAAACTTGA
- a CDS encoding cell wall hydrolase encodes MRLNVKKMSFVVFICFLFFIPNSILAQEILHNGSQGQAVYDLQENLRKMGYFNRQPTGYYGSITDHAVKQLQQDSGILPDGVFGFQTQQKLNSIEMMARVVYGEARGETYEGKVAVAAVILNRMSTPGFPKNTYDVIFQTNAFTAVHDGQYYLTPNSYSYRAVIDALQGWDPTHGSVYYYNPFLATDEWIFTRKTVIRIGNHLFAK; translated from the coding sequence TTGAGGTTAAATGTAAAAAAAATGTCGTTTGTTGTTTTTATTTGTTTCTTGTTTTTTATACCAAATTCAATCCTTGCTCAAGAAATTTTACACAATGGAAGTCAAGGACAAGCAGTTTATGATTTACAAGAAAATTTAAGGAAAATGGGTTACTTTAACAGACAACCAACAGGGTATTATGGTTCAATTACTGATCATGCAGTTAAACAACTTCAACAAGATTCTGGAATATTACCAGATGGAGTTTTTGGATTCCAAACACAACAAAAATTAAATAGTATTGAAATGATGGCCAGGGTTGTTTATGGAGAAGCTCGAGGAGAAACTTATGAAGGAAAAGTAGCTGTCGCTGCAGTAATTTTGAACCGAATGTCAACGCCAGGTTTTCCTAAAAATACTTACGATGTTATTTTCCAGACAAATGCTTTTACTGCTGTACATGATGGGCAATATTATTTGACCCCAAATAGCTATTCTTATCGAGCTGTTATTGATGCATTACAAGGTTGGGATCCTACTCATGGTTCTGTTTATTATTATAATCCGTTCTTGGCAACAGATGAATGGATTTTCACAAGGAAAACAGTCATTAGAATAGGCAACCACTTATTTGCAAAGTAA
- a CDS encoding polysaccharide deacetylase family protein, translating into MKKLVMFFLCLLILILPSQVFAQRKVPILVYHSIDEFTGHGSKELYVTPDNFQKQMIYLKEHGYTLLTFDRWQDIYKANKPIFITFDDGYKNNLNAFAIFQKLKDERFKPSGTIFVISDFIGRSNRLSKSDLKMMADSGIISIQSHTATHPNLTEIKNYEYELKGSKDKIQKITGKPVNALAYPYGNFNDKVVEETKKYYLFGLTTTPELFSEKGIKDELYLLPRIYIKYSTTLDEFAKIVEGGSYTR; encoded by the coding sequence ATGAAAAAGCTTGTAATGTTTTTCCTATGTCTTCTTATCTTAATTCTTCCATCACAAGTTTTTGCTCAACGAAAAGTACCTATTTTAGTTTATCATTCGATTGACGAGTTTACTGGGCATGGTTCTAAGGAGCTATATGTAACTCCTGATAATTTCCAGAAACAAATGATTTATTTAAAAGAACATGGCTACACATTATTAACTTTTGATCGTTGGCAAGACATTTATAAAGCAAATAAACCCATTTTCATTACCTTTGATGACGGATACAAAAACAATCTGAATGCATTCGCTATCTTTCAAAAACTTAAAGACGAACGTTTTAAACCAAGTGGTACCATTTTTGTAATTTCTGACTTTATCGGTCGTTCAAACCGATTATCTAAATCGGATTTAAAAATGATGGCTGATTCGGGTATAATCTCAATCCAGTCTCATACTGCTACACATCCTAATTTGACGGAAATAAAAAATTATGAATATGAACTGAAAGGGTCCAAAGATAAAATTCAAAAAATAACAGGCAAACCAGTAAATGCTCTTGCGTATCCATACGGAAATTTCAATGACAAAGTCGTAGAAGAAACGAAGAAATATTATTTATTTGGACTTACGACAACTCCTGAACTATTTTCTGAGAAGGGCATTAAAGATGAACTTTATCTTTTACCACGAATTTATATCAAGTATTCGACTACTCTTGATGAATTTGCAAAGATTGTTGAAGGCGGTTCCTATACCAGGTAA
- a CDS encoding DUF421 domain-containing protein: MPEHIEVILRSITSFTLLLIGTRILGKQTISQMTMFDFVAAISLGAISANLAFNTSVKVHHTIIAFTIYVAILFMIAVISLKNRKGRKFLAGDPTIVMQNGKVLEGNMNKMRYTLDYLNQQLRERDIFNIEEVLFAIVETNGTLTVLKKPQFRNVTKQDLMIAVMPEHKLPIELIMDGEIIKENLEQNNITFSWLESELKKRKLSKYDVVYAVLAANGNMYVDTYRDHIHSPIDKE, encoded by the coding sequence ATGCCTGAACATATCGAAGTAATTCTGAGGTCAATTACTTCTTTCACTTTATTACTAATTGGAACAAGAATATTAGGTAAACAAACGATATCTCAAATGACAATGTTTGATTTTGTTGCAGCAATTTCGCTAGGTGCAATTTCAGCGAATTTAGCCTTTAATACTTCTGTTAAGGTACATCATACAATTATTGCATTTACTATATATGTAGCAATTCTTTTCATGATTGCAGTTATTTCATTAAAAAATAGAAAAGGAAGAAAATTTCTGGCTGGAGATCCCACAATTGTGATGCAAAATGGAAAAGTATTGGAAGGAAACATGAATAAAATGCGATATACATTAGATTATTTAAATCAACAACTAAGGGAAAGAGATATTTTTAACATTGAAGAGGTTCTATTTGCAATAGTAGAAACAAATGGAACGTTAACAGTACTAAAAAAGCCGCAATTTAGAAACGTAACAAAACAGGATTTGATGATTGCAGTAATGCCTGAACATAAGTTACCTATTGAACTTATTATGGATGGAGAAATAATTAAAGAGAATTTAGAACAAAATAATATAACGTTTTCCTGGTTAGAATCAGAGTTAAAAAAGCGTAAGTTATCAAAATATGATGTTGTTTATGCAGTACTGGCTGCCAATGGTAATATGTATGTTGATACATATAGAGATCATATTCATTCTCCTATTGATAAAGAATAA